The following is a genomic window from Dictyoglomus sp..
CCTGAGAAAGAATTGGATATTGTTTTTTTAGATAAAGCTCCATTAACTCTAAAATTTGAAGTGGTAAGTACTGGAAGAATATTGTATACTTTTTCCGAGGATTTTTCTGCAAATTACAAAGAGAAAATTGTTAAAGAGTATATAGATTTTAAACCTTTATTGGAGGAGCAGGATAAAGCATTACTGGAGAGGATATGAAAAAAATTCCTCTAAATAAAGAGGTCCTTCTTTCAAGGATAAGAGAGATTGAAAAGGATATTAATAGGCTTTTAAAGTTTAAGAAAATCCCCCTGGAAGAGTTTGAAAAAG
Proteins encoded in this region:
- a CDS encoding nucleotidyltransferase domain-containing protein translates to MLEKIIPQLKELKIGIIYIFGSSVLGTEREDSDIDIGVVFLDPNILENSLEIYNQLYEILSPLFPEKELDIVFLDKAPLTLKFEVVSTGRILYTFSEDFSANYKEKIVKEYIDFKPLLEEQDKALLERI